GGTGGGGCCAGACTGGACAGCATGGACTTCAGGCACAGGCACTGGGGGCCACAGAGCACTGGGGACCAAGGAAGGGGACTTAGCCTTATTATGATGGAGATCAGTTGAAAAACTTTTTTGGGGTaacttttatgttatttatttatttatttatttttaaaattaatttttattggagtatcgttgatttacagtGCCGTGATagtttccactcttttttagattcttttcctatataggtcattacagagtattgagtagagttccctgtgctatacagtcggtccctattagttacctgttttatgtatcgtagtgtgtatatgtcaatcctaatctcccaatttatctctcccccctgGGGTAACTTTTAGGTTTAAAGCAATTCTGAACTTAACAGGAAAGTTGCAAGAGTAGTACAAAGAACTCCCATTCACCCTTTTCCCAGATTCCTCAGTTGATAACGCTGTTATCACACtagctttataattttctctctttatataCTATTATTCTTTTCTGAACCCTTTGAGAGTTAGTTGCAAATCTCAAACTCCttctttacccctaaatacttcagtgtgcatTTCCTAacaacaaggacattctcttatagAACCGCATGACGATATTCAGAATTAGGGAATTAACACTGATGCAGTACAGACCTTAGCTACAGTCCTTATTCAGACTTCACCAGTTATTCCAGTCATgtccattatttaaaaagaaaggaaaagggggcttccctggtggcgcagtggttaagaatccgcctccaaggcaggggacacgggttcgagccctggtccgggaagatcccacatgctgcggagcaactaagcccgtgcgccacaactactgagcccacgtgccacagctgctgaagcccgcgcacctagagcccgtgctccacagcaagagaagccaccacaatgagaagcccgcgcaccgcaacaaagagtagcccccgctcgccacaactagagaaagcctgtgcgctgcaacgaagaccaaaaaaacgcagccaaaaataaataaataaataaataataaaatagaaagaaaggaagagaaaaagaaaatacctcGTCCAGGATCATGCtgtgcatttagttgtcatgtctaaTAATAGCTTTTAATAACCAGGAGTTAGGTATCTGAGATCTGGAAGAGGAAGTGGGGAAGTGGCAGTGGAATAGAAAAGAAAGGTTTATACAGGTGTGATAATACAGGGAAAGAACCAAACAGACTTTTTTTGAGATTTCAAAACTGTGTACCTGTGTGAGTGGTACTGCTTTGGGAAGAACTTAACATTTTCCCCAGAGCATCCACCCTGGCAAAGCCTTCATTGATCTAACAGTTCTAAGTGCCCCAAATTCCTGCTTTAATTTAAGACCAGGTTGCACTTGGACCCAGTGCCCTCCTCGGGCCCAACCCTGTCTATATAACTATGGTTTGTGTCTGCCTTGCCCCggtttttaggttttcttttctgattaccTTTTTGAAATTCTGGCAAGAACCACTAATATCTAAGCACAATGGGAAGCTTTCAAGGAAACATGACTAGTGCCCAGAGTGTAATGTGTTTGGGTTGGCTTAAAGTGGCAGGACTAGATGGAATTGCTTGTCATTCAGAGATTGGGTACGGGAGTCTCTTGCAGACTGAAGACTGTGTTCATCAAGCACCTGGAAAGGGCAGAGCTGAGGGATGacagggctgctgggaggggtGCCCTACCCCCCAACCACACCCTCGTTCCCAGTCctaaaaaaatgtggaaaacacGCTGCAGGAATTTGGCATGTGTTAAAGTGGTTAATGTCAGTTTATCTTTGTCCTTTTTACTCAAATAGGTTAAACAGTGCACCGGTTGAAGGATATTCAGAGCATGTTGGAAATAAAACTACTATAAGGATGACTTATCCAGAGGGTGCCCCACTGTCTGACCTTGAATATTATTCCAATGACTTGTTTGTTGCTGTTTTATTTAAGAGTGTTGACTTCAACTGGCTTCAGGCGATGGTCAAAAATGAAACCCTGGTAAGCACTAGAAATTCAGCTATCAGATATGCCTTCGTAAAAAGCGAAGGGGTCTCTGATTGGAATtaacaggtttttatttttaaactaacacACATGCTTTCAAATAAACACTCCCTTTGTAGAAGCCCCTCAGAACTTCCCCTGGAAATTGCTTTCAGAACTTGACTGAGTCACATGTGGAAACTGGGATCATTACTTAGTGGAAATAACAAGCTTGGGACCAAAATGGCTATTATTGAGGTTGACCACCCACCTCATTCACCAGACTTGAATTTACATGGCTTCCGACTATTTTCAGAAATTAGATTTATGCACATGAATATAAACCATTACTGAGGCTATTCAGAAGAATATACATAAATTCTCTGAAGAGTATTTTCAAAGAGATTCTCCAAAAATGCTTTGATTGGTggtggtcctttttttttttttttttccttttttaatgtttatttatttatttggctgcgctgggtgttagttgtggcaggcgggctccttagttgcggcatgcaaactcttagttgcagcatgcctgtgcgatctagttccctgaccagggattgaacccgggccccctgcatggggagcgCGGCGTCTTATGCagtgcgccactggggaagcccctgGTGGTGTTCTCGCTGGAGTCAATTCACAGCATTCCAGAAGGgcagatgtggaggaactggcCCCAACTTGGTCAtattccttttctttgtctttacaaTAATCCATCACCTTACTTTATAGTCCCCCAACCCTCCACATTATGTTGAAATAAATTCCAGAGGTCAGCTGTTAAGCAGTGTGTGTGCGTTTATATGCACTTGCACAAACCAGCTGACTGTAAAGTTAACAGGATATATCAGACTTTTCACAGAAGCTTCATGTGCTGGAGAATTTGTATCTCCAAAGCTCGATTCCGTACAGGTTATTGTGGTCCTATGGATTTTCTCTTGGGTAGTTGTTCTAGTTGAAAGATGAAGCACATATGAAATGACTTACAGTCAGTTACCAAGAGACATCACAGGACTAGGAAGTGGAGTAAGTGGAGAAGGGGGTGCATGGTGGGGGCCTGAGCACAGGCGGGGCACCCAGAACACTTCATACCCTCGAATTGGATCTATTTGCTTGGTTTTCCCTGGGCAAAATGGTGGCTTTGGATCCTAAAAAGGCTGACTATCTCAGGTCATTACCTGAACAATTTCTGCCCGAAATCAATAAAGAGCTGCTTCTGCAGTTCCTTTCCTTGTCCAGTGCCACCTTCATAAATCAGATCCTTAGAGCTGCTTGTCTGAGTTGAGGTACTGGATTTGCATAGATCTGTGACTTTGCCACAGAATGCAGCACACAAACCCACAAGGGGCCACACCCACGGTTCTGGCCTCATTAGCAGGGGATGCGCTCTCCCCCCTCCACTGATAAGATAACGTTATTAAATCCCCCTAATGattgcttgctttctttccttagccGTTTTGGGTGCGACTCTTCTTTTGGAAGCAGGTGGCGGAAAAAATCCCACTACAGCCAAAACAGTTCAGGATTTTGAATCCAGTTATTATCAAAGAGACTGCCTTTGACATCCTTCAATACTCAGAGCCTCAGTCAAGGTTCTGGGGCCGAGATAAGGTATTTTTGTCGCTACTGAAACTTAACTGTTTCTTCTCTGTGTTGGAAAGGAGGCACCTGTACAACTTTCAGTGAGGCTCAGCTCTATACCCAGAAGCATCTTCCAGGGATGAAACCTAGTCGTGGATTAGATGTTCCATGTGTTTTTCCCTCTCTACATCTTCACCTTAGAGCTCCCCACTGTTTAATCCCCCCACTCCCGGTGGCTCATCTCATTAGTATAGTCAGCACGTTAGCACTTCGATCACTGAGATATTATTTAAGGTATTCTTACTCCAGGACTCCGTATAATTAGCTGCAGGACACTGAAAGGAACTTCGGTGGTCAGAAAGTTCTTTACATTTTAACTCTACAGGCCACTTGGGTGAAAATTGACGTTTATCATCACCTTATAGGTGATAGTAAATAAGCAATCCTTTAGACCAGTGCTTTTCAGTTGATGCCTGGATCCCACCCCAGACGTTCTGATTTAATCTGTCTGTGTTGTGGTCTGTACATTGGGATTTTCAAAGTTCcctgggtgatttttatttttcagcctgCTTTGAGAACCTTGGTGCTATAGGCTGTTCACTGCAGTAGATTCTTTACCTGCAATTAGCCTGTGTTGCTGCTGGGGGGAAATGCCTTTATTACCTGTTTCTTCATGATCTGAATAGCTAAACCTGtgtctttaaataaaacttttttaaaagcagtgGAAATCGTTTAAgcaaaaacatttatatataaggAAAAGCAAGGAATTTTGAAACATGGGGACTGCTACCCACACTGGGGGCCTGAGATACCTCCTAGGAGATGGGGCTGGTCCGGGGTGCAATTTGCAAACACGGAGCTAGACTCAGGGGTCCTCATCCCATAGGCAGATGAGCAGGGTCTTCTATTTGCCCTTTGAatcaaattctaattaaaaagATGCTTTAACACAACtatgtaaattttaaaggaagaattctGTGCTTgttaaggaaaacaaatacctGAATAgtctccttaaaaacaaaaacctagttCTTCACTGCAATCAGTAAGAGCTAAATCCAACTCTGGCTCCAGCTTCAGGCTTGAACACCCAGCTCGGGTGAAATGGTTCCCATAGTGGAAGCTGTTCCCTTTGCAGTCCGCCGTTTTCCTCCAGGGCTCTGGCCCCTCCATCCATGGGGAGCCCAGGAGGGCCATGTAGTTTCTGCCCATTGCAGGAACGTGTCCAGAACCCATGATGCGTTTTCCCTCTCATAGGAGAGCAGCCCTACCCCCGACCAGTGACTGTCGGGTCTCTGATTGGCTTTAGCTGGGCTCTCCCACACAGAGCACATGGGTTCTTCCGGAATGTGGGCTTATAACTTTTAACCTGTTGGCATCACTTttaacaaaacaatttttttaaaaagacaacatacTTTGGCAAGATTCTTCAACTAAGTTATAAAGAGGTTTCACTATAAATGCACTTagatttctgtatcttttttttttttttaaaggaattcctttatttttattatttatttatttatttatttatttatttatttttggctgtgttgggtcttcgtttctgtgcaagggctttctctagttgcggcaagcgggggccactcttcatcacggtgcgcgggcctctcactatcgcggcctctcttgttgcggagcacaagctccagatgcgcaggctcagtagttgtggctcacgggcccagttgctccttggcatgtgggatcttcccagaccagggctcgaacccgtgtcccctgcattagcaggcagattctcaaccactgcgccaccagggaaacccagatTTCTGTATCTTTTAAACTGCCCTGTTTCTTTATTAGATtccatagtatttttttaaacacaggcaGATGCTCATTTGTTGGTTTGCAGGtcgattttattttaaaagtaacctTTGAAAAATGGACAGATTTAATTACGTGAAATACAAAATTGCCGAATGGCAAAGGGTATCAGAAACAAAGTTAGTGGGGGAAAATTTATCATAGAAATTACAGAGTAAGTATTCTCAAAGCATTAAGAGATCTtattaaatcaaaaagaaaaagatgagccagtaaagaaatgaggaaaggatatgaacagacatttcacaaaagaaattaATACAGCCCAGGAATCCATGATAAAATGTTCATCTTTACCAGTAATCAAGTAAAAGCGAATTAGAGCCACAGTGACatttttttgcctgttttctcaGCAGAGATTTAAAAGCTTGATAATGTCCTTGTTTGGCAGGAATGTAGGCAGAATTATAAGTTGGCACTTTTTCCGGAGGGTGGTTTGGCAATACATATATCACTTTAAAATATGAAGAGTCTTTGACCCCGCAATTTGactctaaaaattttattataaggaAATTAGAGAAAATCTGCAAGGCTGTTCTAGGATGTTCATCATAGCATTGATAGCAAAGGACTAAAAACAGCCTAAACATTCATCATTAGAGAATTGTTTGAACATTATGGTATAGTCGATGCAATATCGTGTGACTGTTGAGGATGAAGAAAAACTAATGGATATGAAAACACCTCCACAATGTATTAAGCAAGAAAATCGAGTTACAGAACATTTATTTAATCCCGTAtttgtttaaaaactaaaaatgtgtATATAGTTGCATAGGAAAAAGCTTGGAAAGAATCACCAAACTGTGAAGAATGCCCTTCTCTGGAGAGTGAGTCTATAGGAGTCTTTTACATTCTACTTTATAATTTATCATTTGAATtgaatatttgcttatttttttatcattgtcAAAATGGTATTCTTCTTTTGGATAAAAACAGTAACTTGAAAGATGGCTTCTGATCTAAAATTGCATTGTCAGAAACTCCCTCGTGCATCTGCCCTCCCAGCAGACAGAGAAGCCTGTTGGACAGTGAGGGCTGCTCTTGGGGGATGTGTTCTGGAGATAACATGCTCTGGGGAGTTTTTGATAGTTTCTGAGGTTCTCTCCATGCATTACCCCTATATACTCCTCCACAAACACTGATGGGTACTCCTAAGGTGCTGTGTGCCGGGCTGGCCGCAGGTGGAGAAGACAGGACACACTGCCTTAGAGTCCTAAGCCCAAACAGGAGGCTGGCTTCTTTAGGGTCAATTTcccttggtttttatttccaaacaTGTAAAATGACCGTAGAGTTCCTTTTTAATAAGGGAGGCTGGCTTTGAGAGGTAGACACGACACACTGCAGAGCAGGAAGCAGTTTTTATCGAATGGTGGGTTCCCTGGAAGTTCCCTAATCCCACCTTAATCTCTGAACTCTGAAAGGTTCACTGTTGTTCCAGTTTACAGAAAAGGAGAGTTGTTTATGGAAGTCACAGACTCGGCTGAGATGAACCAAGCAGGTATATTTGCACATGAAAGACGAAACAAAAGAATATCAAGTAGTAGATGGGCAGCAGCCTCCAAGGAGGGGTTAGGCATTGCAGGGCTTTCTGTCTTCCTGTCTGCCGCCCTGTGTGCTGTCTTTACCCAAGTCTGTGAGGGAGATCCTGAGAACCAATTCCAGATTTACAAGTGGCAAGATGTTGGACGTGAAGAGGGAGTGGTGATACAGCCAGAATCCAAAATTTTGGACATTTGGCATTCTAGGCCAAAGTCAGCAAGGGTACATTTTGGAAAAAACTAATGTGAAAGCCCGTAATGTGAGCCGAAAAATGTACTTGCCTGAACAGAGAGTGAGCAGAAACTGTGAAAGCAGCAGGACATGTGAAAATGGCCTGGGGGTGTTATTTGCCAGAAAGGCAAGTAGGGGTGAAGTAAGACTGTCTTCACAAGTAAGGGGTGAAGACAGTCTTCACCAGCGGGAGCTGAGTCCGCTCTGTTCTCAGGCAGAGGCTGTACAGGAGCCAGCCAGGACGGGACGGGTTCCCAAACCATGTCCGGAGAAGGGCTGTGGCCACTTGTCCCAGAGCAGACCTTGTAGACATTTGTCACATGAGAGAGGAAATGGGTTAGTCTTGCTATTACGGTCATCCTGTGCAGGACCGGTGGGTGGAAGTTTTAGAAAGAACACCTTTCAGCTTGGTGCAACAGGACCTGCCAGGCTGCCTCTTGCTGGTGTGTTAAAAGAATTCACATCACAGACCATGATTTAGAGTCTAGATTCCTGACTTGGATGGCAAGTCAGACTTTAGAATTGGGTGATATTTGAAATTGGGTGACGTATAAAATTGCAGCCCCCAGTgccactttcatcactttgcaTGGCATGTAGCGTACCTGTAAAGCAGTGACTTGTgctaagaccttttttttttttggcttttctccTTTCCAGAACGTCCCCACGATTGGCGTCATTGCCGTTGTCTTAGCCACGCACCTGTGCGATGAAGTCAGTTTGGCGGGCTTTGGCTATGACCTCAGCCAACCCAGAACACCTTTGCACTACTTTGACAATCTCTGTATGGCTGCCATGAACTTTCAGACCATGCACAATGTGACCACAGAGACCGGGTTTCTCCTGAAGCTGGTCAGAGAGGGCGTGGTGAGGGACCTCAGCGGAGGCATCCATTGTGAATTCTGAACCCAGAAAACCTCACTTGAAAATGCAGTTCTGACCCGGAGGGCTGTTTTTCACAGCCTTCTTGACGCGTCCTGCAAGAACTTTGAAGTGCAGCTggtgttttttaacttttaatttaaaaaacaaaaacaatacaaaaagttCCGCTCTTCCCACTTTTTTCCCCTATTTATTTGAAGCCAGTGTTTTTGCACAAAATTTTGTAAGTTAATTTTGAGAATGGGAAAGACTTTCCAAAGAGAATTGTATGTAATgatgttttattgtattttaagaaagttatttaatttgtaaaaactCTGTTCATGTCTGCTGCACATAGAATCCCAGGTCATTAAGTGGAAGAAGGGAGGCGGCTCCTTTGATGACAGCCCTGAATGCCTGATTCTGGTTCTCTGTTAGTCTGTTCGGTGGGACAGATGTCGGAAGCACTTCCAGGGTGACGTGCTGGGTAGCTAAACCACTGGGACTGGTTGGGCCAGGCTGCTGCATGAGGCCTGGGCCGGTCGGAGAAGTTCACCGTCCCTCTCCATTGATCTGCCTTCTGCAGGAAGACTTGTAGGCATCAAGCAGGGTAGCTGTCCTGCAGGTCCCAGGTCAAGGAGGGACACAGAGACATTTTCTGTGTCCTCCGAGTACTGCAAAGCTGCCCCAGGCGGTAGAAGCCACGGTCTTCCCCGCAATTAGGACAACTCTTGgatttcttgagagtttttaacTGCCCTTCCAAACACTTAAATGTTAATCCAGATTATTCCACTGTCTGTCTGAGGTGGCTTATAAAAATTAGGACAAAACCTGTGTTCTCCAGAGCCGTAGAGGAATAAACTCTTTCCAGGAATAGTCATGTTTTCTGAAACACTGAAATGAAGTCCTCCCAGTGTTATAAATTgcctatttaagaaaaaaacgtTTTTTTTGAATGCCTCCTTGGCAGTGTGTACCAGGCAGTGtgctggtcaaaaaaaaaaaaaaaagaataaaagctttTGAGGAACTCTTACAGTCTAGTTAAtttgagtgctttttttttttttttccccagaaaataaGTTTATGAGTCTAGCTAAAATGTCCTTCTTGGACGCCACTGCTAGGCAGGGCCTCACTGCAGATGCCTGGTGAGGAGGGCTGGAGGATGAAGGGGTCTCCTCCGCTGGCCGCTGCTGCCGCCCCTCCCCCAATTCTATTTCTCCCACAGCCCCGGTGCAGCTCTGACCCCCAGGCCAGGCCGATGGCTCCCACATCTGCCAGCTCCTCGGCATATGCGGGGCAAGGAGCCAGGTCATAGCTCTGAATGAGTCCCTTGGATCTCCATGGTTCTGGGGTCAAGCTCAGAGCAGCCTGCGTAGCAAAATAGGATTTCTCTGGTTTCATGTCttttcttaagattttctatgGATGTTGCTTTCTACTCTGTAAGAACACTGTTTaggaaaaaatgctttaaaagtcCTACCTGTTAAATGGTGAGACTTAGCTCTGAATATTGAGACTCAGGAAAATGGTCCACAGCTGTCCTGTGATTCAGGTGGGACCAGGCCTGCACCACACACCTCCACCCCCTCATCCCTCAGGGGCTACTTAGAGAAGCCCAAATGCTTATTAAAAAAGACAAGAAGCAGCCAGGGTCTTAACACTTGGAAAGCTTTCCCAGTGCATCCCCTCACGGGTGCACATGGTCTCGTTTCCCCTGCCTTGCACAGCTGCTGGGAAGTAGCCAGTCCAGCACTTTCTCAGCTTTCAACAAATACCAGACCTGGcctcatccctcccctcctcctcctctgtgtgtctttttttttttttttttcatttttacgtTGCTTTGCCCATGCCTCTCAACGTTTAATTACTGGCAGGCAGTAAGTGCCCTAAGTGAATAAAAAGGCGTATTTTTTTCAAAGACCTTTCATGGTGTCCACCAGTCAGAGTTGACCAGAGACCATCTTTGAGAACTTTAAGCACTTCGGCAGTTTTCATTAGCAGTTACTTCTTTGCTTCAGGGCTGTGTCTCCACCTGCTTTTCTGGGGACAGACCTCCAGGTGCCCCAGGGTGTCACAAGGTTGGTCTCCAGTAACTGAGTTTCCTCCGTCACGCTTCCAACTTTGTGCAGCCTTGTAGGCGCACATGCTCTTACGTGGATGGAATCATTGGTTTGGAGGCAACTTAGGATGATGTCCACGTGTTCTGTACTTTAACATACTTCTCACTAGAACTTTGAGCCACAGAAAATTTCAGtgagttttagttttttgttttttcctacagAGAGCTTATTCTCTCCAGAAACCTAGGCTGGCCGTAGAAGAATGTTTTGGGGACCAGGATGAGTATCTCCTGAGGACGTGTGTCGTGTTTCTAGGCAAAGCTAAATTGGGATCTTCTGAGCAACTTCATTTTTCTAGGTGTTACCTTGCCTTCTTCACTGATACTTTTGTGTCacagtgttgttgttttttttaaatttcccaacAATGTACTAATAAGGCATTGGCCATGTCTATTCTCACAAATTTAGGGGCGGGGGCGGGTCTCGTCATCTGTGGACCCATTAGTTAAAATGAGTTGTCAAGCCCACTTTTTGGACTGTTCCTGTTGAGCTATGACCTCTTGACCGGCAACGGTCAATCTGGTTTGTGTGCAGACATGGGCTGAttgtaaaagaaaacaagcagTAGTCACACCCTAGTCTCCCCAGGGTATTAAAGATTTCTGAAACCAAGGACCTCTTTATTTTAACTGCATTCTAACTCCAGTGCTTTGGGACTTGATATCAAAGGGATTGTTACATGTGCCTTACTTCTGTCTTAGGAGAAACTTTTAGACCAGCATCATAGGAAGATTTTGAAATGGGATCTATTCTCCTTGGCAGGTTTACGGCATCCAAGTATgggttattttttcttcctttctttggtgCACTTCAGTCAAGTCcattgagaaagaaggaaaggactaGTTCTGTGATTTAGCAGAATTCCCCTTAGAATGAAGTGAGCTTTTAGAACGCGTGTGTAGCAAGCAGGAACTGTGCGACGCTGGGCCTGCCTTCCATCCATGCACATGGTGACTAAATGCTTCCCTCAAACAAAGGACTCTGTTGCTGCCCGTGGGACTGACACCGTCTTCCCAGACGCTGACCCTCCCTGAAGGCCGCCCAGATGACCACACCCTCAGCTCTCAGACTAAAGTGCAGACAACAGGGGAAAAGACCCAGTAGATAGCACaccccctgcccttccctggaGGACCAGGCACCCTGGCCCAAacttctgtctttttctcttctttcttacatCCCAATGCCATTTTAGCCTGTTTTTGTGTTCACAGAACAAGGTGTTTATCTGTATTTACCTACAACCGACACAACATAAAACTGAAGTAAATTGAGGAGAACCATTCATTCATACGCACATTCAAATTTTGACAAGAAAGTAGTGTTCCCCAAAAGGAAACCGCAGTCTTTGTAGTTGGACTTTCATTATCCAAATGATTCGATTTGACTAGTTCCCAATATTAAATTCCAACCCATTCCACAGACAGGAAAAGTAGCCACTCAGCGGGGCTGTGGTGAAATGAGAATAAATTACATGCTGTGAAATTTAGttatgacttttttaaaagcagatttttcCAATGAGCTGTGTCAATAAGACATGTCAGAAGAATGACAGGTTTATAAGTTTCCTTCTGTCTGGCAGAAGTGAGATGTCAAGTTTTGCTCTGGTGTCAGGCAGCCATCCAAGACTGGACAGATGTAGCCATTAGAGCCTTTGTGTAGCTGgaaatattaacaaagtgaacTTTCAGAAAATGTACAGTAAGAAACTGACTATTCAGTAGATATGT
This genomic stretch from Balaenoptera acutorostrata chromosome 12, mBalAcu1.1, whole genome shotgun sequence harbors:
- the ST3GAL5 gene encoding lactosylceramide alpha-2,3-sialyltransferase isoform X3, translated to MPSEYNRVKLKSDCSRPSLQWYTRAQNKMRRPSLLLKDILKCTLLVFGVWILYILKLNYTTEECDTKKMHYVDPNRIKRAQQYAQQVLQKECRPQFAKRSMGQLFRYRYSSDLPPFVTKAPAGSEAEYKYDPPFGFRKFSEKVQTLLELLPEHDFPAHLKAKSCRRCVVIGSGGILHGLELGQALNQFDVVIRLNSAPVEGYSEHVGNKTTIRMTYPEGAPLSDLEYYSNDLFVAVLFKSVDFNWLQAMVKNETLPFWVRLFFWKQVAEKIPLQPKQFRILNPVIIKETAFDILQYSEPQSRFWGRDKNVPTIGVIAVVLATHLCDEVSLAGFGYDLSQPRTPLHYFDNLCMAAMNFQTMHNVTTETGFLLKLVREGVVRDLSGGIHCEF
- the ST3GAL5 gene encoding lactosylceramide alpha-2,3-sialyltransferase isoform X2 — its product is MIIAMPSEYNRVKLKSDCSRPSLQWYTRAQNKMRRPSLLLKDILKCTLLVFGVWILYILKLNYTTEECDTKKMHYVDPNRIKRAQQYAQQVLQKECRPQFAKRSMGQLFRYRYSSDLPPFVTKAPAGSEAEYKYDPPFGFRKFSEKVQTLLELLPEHDFPAHLKAKSCRRCVVIGSGGILHGLELGQALNQFDVVIRLNSAPVEGYSEHVGNKTTIRMTYPEGAPLSDLEYYSNDLFVAVLFKSVDFNWLQAMVKNETLPFWVRLFFWKQVAEKIPLQPKQFRILNPVIIKETAFDILQYSEPQSRFWGRDKNVPTIGVIAVVLATHLCDEVSLAGFGYDLSQPRTPLHYFDNLCMAAMNFQTMHNVTTETGFLLKLVREGVVRDLSGGIHCEF